The Neodiprion fabricii isolate iyNeoFabr1 chromosome 4, iyNeoFabr1.1, whole genome shotgun sequence genome window below encodes:
- the LOC124181363 gene encoding jouberin-like isoform X1 translates to MTKRQKSSGKGRDSRKGSSKSLGDFNNGEKSQSSVRQMRRRPATSGKEVGLSRSERILCHNDESIDSGDSNDCLENTAKAHRPLDVIVVDVHSENKEIKLFKPRNIVEDANVCWLDAISCENKANPPRSQRKKSAMEGMAWEIEESIDTIQEFAEDSKVFMSSADREPSTIFSKSSDHSNSEENYTQLFGSEEKILRTTAGNSDPEPEPWKTNMEAPKRRRKRWSKGEKNLHLTQELIANSSDTNRSVDTDSHLFTDPQLRPVPAPRKKKFSKSLANESSLVFDNTAFRSDAEEVLRIETEVYEPQGGSNNSQKYRQSTKIEMSSFYDSSKSVRQMETNSIQSKDDFSHYTNRRDNNEVVKVFEVSDSGNSETEIHDAERDGDPGAQLTPIKSRQQLNSRTTFETSEFSKSNDQVLKSAVREKKIWNEASASKRRPFSEDDSANIDTSCLLMDITDLPRRRSVKKDGKKSKYSRREVDSAKKCVLKSRSSSGLKNTSTQSSKDDSVEYNADKSDRFISITIHKADVLETDFITRHPMVKVHIVDMKTGNYLKTAENDDRERCGYLQPMITGKFDFKKNKSIVPNWEEELIFDYNFDDVIRMDDKPTLILFEVLDLLNFAEARFNYNILGSEGCWHKIAWAFLRPVGINGTSHMNKKVRLQLYQPSKASKKSGRLGQCEVFNSWKSNNREKYPSTLYVTLKPVELPVEDPVLYDRLSLNKLPEIDDESCGSLMKASDLLQLPKWTRLAAQSCKIPNNHLFQSETFENGCFYVTFSNSGKYLACVGSEDGNYPIIVYTVPEGMICVRFIGHNNFVYGLNWSNDDKYLLSVSSDQTACIWDVGNKIIQHIQMLPHPSYVYCGKFYPRNKDVVVTGCCDSIARVWMKGRKSKCYELTQELDEHKGYVNSICFQKDGGLITADSVGVIILWTLKKAASISSAREWNIFKIIKNNEIENIVVNTVLSQPLESRILVHSRDNGLRMIDLATGVVLQRYKSLRNCRLQITACLSPCGGFVLCGGEDSYLNIWNVENGKRVAKYLVQDTKIVACVAYHPFEHILAFSTFGSTSTVHVMNFSKNSTGESVGLSLIANNEVPDNDDDTKITVKFGKSYATRNVTDENPLSRQELLRQKLERLDYSKEGLKSRSAARLNNIIEKIDKILVNTALTRHTGLTCSLNDAPSQYLGAVSPNAEKSVCSKKYERNVVSRSQMSRSRDKSLTMNTDATVRLRKTSGELHEMQDISLLGNDESTDSEKLRKVGMSDIHAENRQNISSCSDMEFNEIRSIHRHGGELFKKKYGKNKSEADVESNRGRTKRRGSSDDKIFHSSETCIITLENLADSLPSDTSTPGSTGTYIVDKKKDIRFSILDKSRVASDSGSSAKSSVTFTVENEVKNDNSHTPQINDLT, encoded by the exons ATGACCAAGCGTCAGAAATCAAGCGGAAAAGGTCGCGATTCTCGGAAAGGGAGCTCCAAGTCTCTTGGAGATTTTAACAATGGGGAAAAATCACAATCTTCTGTTAGACAGATGAGAAGAAGGCCCGCTACGTCTGGAAAGGAAGTTGGGTTATCGCGATCAGAACGAATACTGTGTCATAATGACGAGTCGATCGATAGTGGAGATAGTAATGACTGTCTTGAAAATACCGCAAAAGCCCATAGACCTCTGGATGTCATTGTTGTTGATGTTCACAgcgaaaataaggaaataaagttattcaagCCAAGAAACATTGTTGAAGATGCTAATGTCTGCTGGTTAGACGCCATAAGTTGTGAAAACAAGGCAAATCCCCCAAGAagtcaaagaaagaaaagtgcCATGGAAGGAATGGCCTGGGAAATTGAAGAATCGATCGATACCATCCAAGAATTTGCAGAAGACTCTAAAGTCTTCATGTCTTCTGCTGATCGAGAACCTTctacgatattttcaaaatcttctgATCATTCAAACTCTGAAGAGAATTATACCCAACTTTTTGGATCTGAGGAGAAAATATTGAGGACAACTGCTGGGAATTCAGACCCTGAACCAGAACCTTGGAAGACGAATATGGAGGCACCTAAGCGGAGACGTAAACGGTGGTCCAAGGGTGAGAAGAATTTACACTTGACCCAAGAGCTAATAGCAAATTCCTCCGACACAAACCGGTCGGTGGATACCGATTCTCATCTCTTTACTGATCCTCAGCTTAGACCGGTTCCTGCTccacgaaaaaagaaattttctaaatcCTTGGCTAATGAGTCTAGCTTGGTGTTTGACAATACTGCTTTTCGATCCGATGCTGAAGAAGTGCTTCGAATTGAAACGGAGGTCTACGAACCTCAAGGAGGATCGAATAACAGTCAAAAATACAGACAGAGTACTAAGATAGAGATGAGCAGTTTCTACGATTCGTCCAAGAGTGTTAGACAGAtggaaacaaactcaatccaATCGAAAGACGATTTTTCTCACTACACGAATCGCAGAGACAACAACGAGGTGGTCAAAGTTTTCGAGGTTTCAGACTCTGGTAATTCTGAAACTGAAATTCATGATGCCGAGAGAGACGGGGATCCTGGAGCTCAGTTGACTCCTATCAAGTCTAGGCAGCAATTAAACTCTCGCACAACATTTGAAACTTCTGAGTTCTCAAAAAGCAATGACCAAGTTTTGAAGTCTGCtgtgcgtgaaaaaaaaatctggaatGAGGCATCAGCGAGTAAAAGGCGGCCGTTCTCTGAAGATGATTCCGCAAACATTGATACCAGTTGTTTGTTGATGGACATCACTGACTTGCCTAGAAGGAGATCAGTGAAAAAAGATGGAAAGAAGTCAAAGTACTCAAGGCGGGAAGTTGATTCTGCTAAAAAGTGTGTGCTAAAATCCAGATCGAGTAGTGGCCTGAAGAATACAAGTACGCAAAGTAGCAAAGATGATTCGGTTGAGTATAATGCAGACAAATCGGACCGGTTTATATCCATCACCATTCACAAAGCAGATGTATTGGAAACGGATTTTATTACCAGACACCCAATGGTGAAGGTTCATATTGTGGACATGAAAACGGGAAATTATTTAAAGACTGCAGAAAATGATGATCGTGAAAGATGCGGCTATCTGCAACCAATGATCACTGGGAAGTTTGACTTCAAGAAGAATAAATCTATCGTGCCTAATTGGGAGGAGGAATTGATATTTGATTACAACTTTGACGATGTTATTCGAATGGATGATAAACCGACATTAATATTGTTTGAAGTATTggatttattgaattttgcCGAGGCCAGATTCAACTATAACATCTTGG GCAGTGAAGGATGTTGGCATAAAATTGCTTGGGCTTTTCTGAGGCCAGTCGGAATAAATGGGACATCTCACATGAACAAGAAAGTCAGACTTCAACTGTACCAGCCGTCTAAAGCTTCTAAAAAATCCGGAAGACTTGGGCAATGCGAG GTCTTCAACAGTTGGAAATCCAATAATAGGGAGAAATATCCAAGCACGTTATACGTGACATTGAAACCTGTTGAACTGCCAGTTGAAGATCCGGTTCTTTACGATCGTCTTAGCCTGAACAAATTACCTGAGATAGACGACGAGTCTTGCGGTAGTTTGATGAAAGCCTCGGACCTATTGCAGTTGCCAAAGTGGACTAGACTCGCTGCACAGTCTTGCAAGATTCCAAACAACCACCTGTTTCAATCTGAAACGTTTGAAAATGGCTGCTTTTACGTCACATTCAGCAACAGCGGCAAATACCTTGCTTGCGTAGGCTCGGAAGATGGCAACTACCCAATCATCGTCTACACG GTTCCTGAGGGAATGATATGTGTCCGGTTCATCGGGCACAACAATTTTGTCTATGGTCTAAACTGGTCAAACGACGACAAGTACTTGCTGTCTGTATCTTCGGATCAAACTGCATGCATTTGGGACGTAggaaacaaaataattcagcatATCCAG ATGTTGCCTCACCCGTCGTACGTTTATTGCGGGAAATTTTACCCTAGGAACAAAGACGTTGTAGTGACAGGGTGTTGCGACAGCATTGCCAGAGTTTGGATGAAAGGCAGAAAAAGCAAGTGTTACGAACTCACCCAAGAATTAGACGAGCACAAAGGATACGTGAATTCGATATGTTTTCAGAAGGACGGTGGTCTGATCACTGCCGATAGCGTTGGTGTCATAATACTGTGGACTTTGAAGAAGGCAGCTAGCATTTCGTCAGCAAGGGAATGGAACATTttcaagataattaaaaataatgaaatcgaGAATATTGTCGTCAACACAGTTCTTTCGCAACCCCTGGAATCGCGAATTTTGGTTCACTCGCGGGATAACGGACTGCGAATGATCGACCTCGCCACGGGAGTTGTTTTGCAGCGATACAAAAGTCTCAGAAATTGCAG ATTACAAATAACTGCATGCTTGTCGCCTTGTGGGGGGTTTGTTCTTTGCGGTGGGGAAGATTCGTATTTGAATATATGGAACGTCGAGAACGGAAAGAGAGTCGCTAAATATCTGGTACAAGATACGAAAATCGTAGCCTGCGTTGCTTATCATCCTTTTGAACATATTCTGGCATTCTCAACATTCGGCAGCACATCTACTGTTCACGTAATGAACTTCAGTAAGAATTCAACGGGGGAGAGTGTCGGTCTAAGTTTGATTGCTAATAATGAGGTTCCGGACAATGACGACGATACTAAGATCACTGTAAAATTTGGTAAGAGTTACGCTACACGAAATGTGACGGATGAAAATCCTCTTTCTAGACAAGAACTATTGCGTCAGAAATTAGAGAGACTTGACTATTCCAAGGAGGGTCTCAAGTCAAGAAGTGCTGCCAGATTGAATAacataatagaaaaaattgacaaaatccTTGTGAATACGGCGTTAACACGACATACGGGTTTAACGTGTAGTCTCAACGACGCACCCAGCCAGTATCTGGGCGCAGTTTCGCCCAACGCCGAGAAAAGCGTTTGTAGCAAAAAGTATGAACGGAACGTTGTATCAAGATCTCAGATGAGCAGAAGCAGGGACAAGAGCTTAACTATGAACACTGATGCAACTGTAAGATTACGAAAAACTAGTGGAGAGCTTCACGAGATGCAGGATATTAGTTTGTTGGGCAATGACGAGTCAACAGACAGTGAGAAATTGCGGAAAGTAGGAATGTCGGATATCCATGCAGAAAATCGTCAGAATATTTCGTCCTGTAGTGACATGGAATTCAACGAAATCCGTTCCATCCATAGACATGGTGGtgagttatttaaaaaaaagtatggaaAGAATAAATCTGAGGCTGATGTGGAATCAAATCGTGGGAGAACGAAACGTCGTGGATCATCGGACGACAAGATTTTCCACAGCAGCGAAACTTGCATTATAACTTTAGAGAACCTGGCAGACAGTTTGCCCAGCGACACCAGCACCCCGGGTAGCACAGGGACTTACATCGTTGACAAGAAAAAGGATattagattttcaatattagacAAAAGCAGGGTGGCTAGCGATTCGGGTAGCTCGGCAAAAAGCAGTGTTACATTTACTGttgaaaatgaagtaaaaaacGACAATTCGCATACACCGCAAATAAATGATCTAACTTGA
- the LOC124180675 gene encoding uncharacterized protein LOC124180675 — protein MRKHSSRVWLHIPQRPHQVFEAFMDDLARVVRSAGDGGRGVLVSGDFNARSPTWDPTGSDRRGELLEIWAASCGVSLHNDGSTATCVRAQDSSVVELTWSMPSLTPTVQQWRVLTERETLLDHLYIAYEIQGPQRVKSGDGGGHARWNWRRFNVECFGESLSTCLAWGPTGEDQITSAGLAAWVERTMTQACDVAAPRARTKSYRRTTRAASGPHDDREAEYRASKRRLRDSIKAAKAKTWEDLVGSVESDPWGLPDKLVLGRLRTASRGLTEILDTETLGRLLTALFPRGEGSELESQGDRSWNEEWAVTVDEVRSAIK, from the exons ATGCGGAAACATAGCAGTCGTGTCTGGCTACATATCCCCCAACGTCCCCATCAAGTGTTCGAGGCGTTTATGGACGACCTGGCGCGGGTGGTCCGGTCAGCAGGCGACGGCGGCAGGGGGGTACTGGTGAGCGGCGACTTCAATGCCCGCTCGCCGACATGGGACCCAACGGGGAGCGACCGCAGGGGGGAGCTCTTGGAGATATGGGCGGCGTCGTGCGGAGTAAGCCTGCACAACGATGGGAGTACGGCAACGTGTGTCAGGGCGCAGGACTCATCAGTTGTTGAACTGACGTGGTCGATGCCGAGCCTGACGCCGACGGTGCAGCAGTGGCGGGTCCTCACGGAGAGGGAGACGCTCTTGGACCACCTTTATATAGCGTATGAGATACAGGGCCCCCAGCGCGTGAAATCTGGGGACGGGGGTGGACACGCACGGTGGAACTGGCGCAGATTCAACGTAGAATGCTTCGGGGAATCCCTAAGCACTTGTCTGGCATGGGGACCAACGGGCGAGGACCAGATTACATCGGCTGGCCTCGCTGCATGGGTGGAGAGGACCATGACGCAGGCCTGCGACGTGGCCGCTCCCAGAGCTCGAACCAAGAGCTATAGGAGGACCAC GAGAGCAGCCAGCGGCCCCCACGACGACAGAGAGGCCGAATACCGGGCCAGTAAGCGGAGGCTGCGGGACAGCATAAAAGCAGCGAAGGCCAAGACCTGGGAAGACCTCGTGGGCTCCGTGGAATCGGACCCATGGGGCCTACCTGACAAGCTGGTGCTGGGCAGGCTCCGCACCGCCTCGAGGGGGCTGACGGAAATCCTCGACACCGAGACCCTGGGGAGGCTCCTCACAGCACTATTCCCAAGAGGAGAGGGCAGCGAGCTGGAGAGCCAGGGAGACCGGAGCTGGAACGAGGAATGGGCGGTCACGGTCGACGAAGTACGGTCCGCGATCAAGTAG
- the LOC124181370 gene encoding adenosine 5'-monophosphoramidase HINT3-like: protein MSGEMDNCIFCKIIADQAPSEKIYEDEVVICITDIKPASKHHYLIIPKTHIENAKTMQGPEDKKTFEHMVKVLTTISEMKGIDLNDARIGFHWPPFNSVNHLHLHVISPVGNMGFLGRMIFLPNSLWFASIDYVRSRLQTCS from the exons ATGTCTGGGGAAATGGATAACtgtattttttgcaaaatcatCGCCGACCAAGCACCCAGCGAAAAGATTTACGAG GACGAAGTTGTAATTTGCATAACAGACATTAAACCAGCCTCCAAGCACCATTATCTTATCATACCGAAGACCCACATAGAGAATGCAAAAACTATGCAAGGCCCAGAGGACAAAAAGACAT TTGAGCATATGGTCAAAGTTCTCACAACGATCAGTGAAATGAAAGGAATTGACTTGAATGATGCAAGGATAGGGTTCCACTGGCCTCCGTTCAACTCCGTCAACCATCTGCACCTTCACGTTATTTCACCTGTAGGGAACATGGGGTTCCTCGGGCGGATGATATTTCTACCCAACAGCCTTTGGTTTGCTAGC ATTGACTACGTCAGATCTCGTCTACAGACTTGCAGCTAA
- the LOC124181363 gene encoding jouberin-like isoform X2 → MSSFYDSSKSVRQMETNSIQSKDDFSHYTNRRDNNEVVKVFEVSDSGNSETEIHDAERDGDPGAQLTPIKSRQQLNSRTTFETSEFSKSNDQVLKSAVREKKIWNEASASKRRPFSEDDSANIDTSCLLMDITDLPRRRSVKKDGKKSKYSRREVDSAKKCVLKSRSSSGLKNTSTQSSKDDSVEYNADKSDRFISITIHKADVLETDFITRHPMVKVHIVDMKTGNYLKTAENDDRERCGYLQPMITGKFDFKKNKSIVPNWEEELIFDYNFDDVIRMDDKPTLILFEVLDLLNFAEARFNYNILGSEGCWHKIAWAFLRPVGINGTSHMNKKVRLQLYQPSKASKKSGRLGQCEVFNSWKSNNREKYPSTLYVTLKPVELPVEDPVLYDRLSLNKLPEIDDESCGSLMKASDLLQLPKWTRLAAQSCKIPNNHLFQSETFENGCFYVTFSNSGKYLACVGSEDGNYPIIVYTVPEGMICVRFIGHNNFVYGLNWSNDDKYLLSVSSDQTACIWDVGNKIIQHIQMLPHPSYVYCGKFYPRNKDVVVTGCCDSIARVWMKGRKSKCYELTQELDEHKGYVNSICFQKDGGLITADSVGVIILWTLKKAASISSAREWNIFKIIKNNEIENIVVNTVLSQPLESRILVHSRDNGLRMIDLATGVVLQRYKSLRNCRLQITACLSPCGGFVLCGGEDSYLNIWNVENGKRVAKYLVQDTKIVACVAYHPFEHILAFSTFGSTSTVHVMNFSKNSTGESVGLSLIANNEVPDNDDDTKITVKFGKSYATRNVTDENPLSRQELLRQKLERLDYSKEGLKSRSAARLNNIIEKIDKILVNTALTRHTGLTCSLNDAPSQYLGAVSPNAEKSVCSKKYERNVVSRSQMSRSRDKSLTMNTDATVRLRKTSGELHEMQDISLLGNDESTDSEKLRKVGMSDIHAENRQNISSCSDMEFNEIRSIHRHGGELFKKKYGKNKSEADVESNRGRTKRRGSSDDKIFHSSETCIITLENLADSLPSDTSTPGSTGTYIVDKKKDIRFSILDKSRVASDSGSSAKSSVTFTVENEVKNDNSHTPQINDLT, encoded by the exons ATGAGCAGTTTCTACGATTCGTCCAAGAGTGTTAGACAGAtggaaacaaactcaatccaATCGAAAGACGATTTTTCTCACTACACGAATCGCAGAGACAACAACGAGGTGGTCAAAGTTTTCGAGGTTTCAGACTCTGGTAATTCTGAAACTGAAATTCATGATGCCGAGAGAGACGGGGATCCTGGAGCTCAGTTGACTCCTATCAAGTCTAGGCAGCAATTAAACTCTCGCACAACATTTGAAACTTCTGAGTTCTCAAAAAGCAATGACCAAGTTTTGAAGTCTGCtgtgcgtgaaaaaaaaatctggaatGAGGCATCAGCGAGTAAAAGGCGGCCGTTCTCTGAAGATGATTCCGCAAACATTGATACCAGTTGTTTGTTGATGGACATCACTGACTTGCCTAGAAGGAGATCAGTGAAAAAAGATGGAAAGAAGTCAAAGTACTCAAGGCGGGAAGTTGATTCTGCTAAAAAGTGTGTGCTAAAATCCAGATCGAGTAGTGGCCTGAAGAATACAAGTACGCAAAGTAGCAAAGATGATTCGGTTGAGTATAATGCAGACAAATCGGACCGGTTTATATCCATCACCATTCACAAAGCAGATGTATTGGAAACGGATTTTATTACCAGACACCCAATGGTGAAGGTTCATATTGTGGACATGAAAACGGGAAATTATTTAAAGACTGCAGAAAATGATGATCGTGAAAGATGCGGCTATCTGCAACCAATGATCACTGGGAAGTTTGACTTCAAGAAGAATAAATCTATCGTGCCTAATTGGGAGGAGGAATTGATATTTGATTACAACTTTGACGATGTTATTCGAATGGATGATAAACCGACATTAATATTGTTTGAAGTATTggatttattgaattttgcCGAGGCCAGATTCAACTATAACATCTTGG GCAGTGAAGGATGTTGGCATAAAATTGCTTGGGCTTTTCTGAGGCCAGTCGGAATAAATGGGACATCTCACATGAACAAGAAAGTCAGACTTCAACTGTACCAGCCGTCTAAAGCTTCTAAAAAATCCGGAAGACTTGGGCAATGCGAG GTCTTCAACAGTTGGAAATCCAATAATAGGGAGAAATATCCAAGCACGTTATACGTGACATTGAAACCTGTTGAACTGCCAGTTGAAGATCCGGTTCTTTACGATCGTCTTAGCCTGAACAAATTACCTGAGATAGACGACGAGTCTTGCGGTAGTTTGATGAAAGCCTCGGACCTATTGCAGTTGCCAAAGTGGACTAGACTCGCTGCACAGTCTTGCAAGATTCCAAACAACCACCTGTTTCAATCTGAAACGTTTGAAAATGGCTGCTTTTACGTCACATTCAGCAACAGCGGCAAATACCTTGCTTGCGTAGGCTCGGAAGATGGCAACTACCCAATCATCGTCTACACG GTTCCTGAGGGAATGATATGTGTCCGGTTCATCGGGCACAACAATTTTGTCTATGGTCTAAACTGGTCAAACGACGACAAGTACTTGCTGTCTGTATCTTCGGATCAAACTGCATGCATTTGGGACGTAggaaacaaaataattcagcatATCCAG ATGTTGCCTCACCCGTCGTACGTTTATTGCGGGAAATTTTACCCTAGGAACAAAGACGTTGTAGTGACAGGGTGTTGCGACAGCATTGCCAGAGTTTGGATGAAAGGCAGAAAAAGCAAGTGTTACGAACTCACCCAAGAATTAGACGAGCACAAAGGATACGTGAATTCGATATGTTTTCAGAAGGACGGTGGTCTGATCACTGCCGATAGCGTTGGTGTCATAATACTGTGGACTTTGAAGAAGGCAGCTAGCATTTCGTCAGCAAGGGAATGGAACATTttcaagataattaaaaataatgaaatcgaGAATATTGTCGTCAACACAGTTCTTTCGCAACCCCTGGAATCGCGAATTTTGGTTCACTCGCGGGATAACGGACTGCGAATGATCGACCTCGCCACGGGAGTTGTTTTGCAGCGATACAAAAGTCTCAGAAATTGCAG ATTACAAATAACTGCATGCTTGTCGCCTTGTGGGGGGTTTGTTCTTTGCGGTGGGGAAGATTCGTATTTGAATATATGGAACGTCGAGAACGGAAAGAGAGTCGCTAAATATCTGGTACAAGATACGAAAATCGTAGCCTGCGTTGCTTATCATCCTTTTGAACATATTCTGGCATTCTCAACATTCGGCAGCACATCTACTGTTCACGTAATGAACTTCAGTAAGAATTCAACGGGGGAGAGTGTCGGTCTAAGTTTGATTGCTAATAATGAGGTTCCGGACAATGACGACGATACTAAGATCACTGTAAAATTTGGTAAGAGTTACGCTACACGAAATGTGACGGATGAAAATCCTCTTTCTAGACAAGAACTATTGCGTCAGAAATTAGAGAGACTTGACTATTCCAAGGAGGGTCTCAAGTCAAGAAGTGCTGCCAGATTGAATAacataatagaaaaaattgacaaaatccTTGTGAATACGGCGTTAACACGACATACGGGTTTAACGTGTAGTCTCAACGACGCACCCAGCCAGTATCTGGGCGCAGTTTCGCCCAACGCCGAGAAAAGCGTTTGTAGCAAAAAGTATGAACGGAACGTTGTATCAAGATCTCAGATGAGCAGAAGCAGGGACAAGAGCTTAACTATGAACACTGATGCAACTGTAAGATTACGAAAAACTAGTGGAGAGCTTCACGAGATGCAGGATATTAGTTTGTTGGGCAATGACGAGTCAACAGACAGTGAGAAATTGCGGAAAGTAGGAATGTCGGATATCCATGCAGAAAATCGTCAGAATATTTCGTCCTGTAGTGACATGGAATTCAACGAAATCCGTTCCATCCATAGACATGGTGGtgagttatttaaaaaaaagtatggaaAGAATAAATCTGAGGCTGATGTGGAATCAAATCGTGGGAGAACGAAACGTCGTGGATCATCGGACGACAAGATTTTCCACAGCAGCGAAACTTGCATTATAACTTTAGAGAACCTGGCAGACAGTTTGCCCAGCGACACCAGCACCCCGGGTAGCACAGGGACTTACATCGTTGACAAGAAAAAGGATattagattttcaatattagacAAAAGCAGGGTGGCTAGCGATTCGGGTAGCTCGGCAAAAAGCAGTGTTACATTTACTGttgaaaatgaagtaaaaaacGACAATTCGCATACACCGCAAATAAATGATCTAACTTGA